The genomic segment TTGCTGAACCTGCCACTGCTCGAAAAGTTGTACTTGGGCTACACCCAGGTCACCGATGCTGGCATGAAATACGTGAAGGCTCTGCCGCAGCTTCGCTATCTGTATCTGCCTGAGACCGCTGTGACCGACGCCGGGGTTAAAGAACTTGCCAAGGTGTGGAGTTTGGTTCGACTTGATCTGACGAACACCGCGGTCACAGATGAGGCATTGTCGCAGCTGGCTACTTTGACCAGACTGGAAATGCTCGTACTCGACGGCACGCCCATCACCAGCGAGGGCGTCCGACGACTCGAACCATTGAAAAATCTCGGCTACCTGGGGCTGGCCGCCACGCAAACCGACGATACGAACATGCCCGTCATCGCGCGACTGACGCTCTTGGAAGTTCTGAACCTGGACGAAACCGGGGTAACCGACGTCGGGGCAGAATCTCTTAAACAACTCACCAAGTTGCACACGCTAACCGTGCGCGGAACAAAAGTCACATCCGAGTGGCTCAACGGATTCTCGCAAACCCGTCGCGAATTGAACCTGGCCAGGTAGCTCAACAAACTGTCGATTTGTGGTGGACTCTCGCCCAGAACATTTGTTTGGTCCGTAGACGGAGCTAGCGGGACACCAATATGCACGCACGCTTTTCGCACACTTGCCATCTGTTCAACGTTACAGTTCTGTCGTCGTCACTTTGCACCATGTTGTTCGCGGCACGCGTCGCTGCCGGCGACTGGCCGCAGTTCCGAGGTCCGGACGGACAGGGGCATTCGACCGAGCAAGGCTTGCCGCTAGATTGGAGCGAAACCGACAACGTGGTTTGGAAGACGCCCGTCGCCGGCGTCGGTTGGTCGTCGCCCGTCGTGCGCGGACGACAGATTTGGCTCACCACCGCTATCGAAGAGGAGGGCTCGCTGCGCGCCATTTGCCTCGACGCGGCCTCGGGCAAGATCGCGCGCGATGTGGAATTGTTTCGCAAGCCCGACCTCGGTCCGATCAATCCCAAGAACAGCCATGCCTCGCCAACTCCGTATATCGATGGCGATCGTGTGTTCGTGCATTACGGTGCGCATGGCACGGCCTGCATTTCGACGCGCGGCGAAGTTCTCTGGCGTAACGAGGAACTAGTGCACGATCATCGGCACGGACCGGCAGGCTCGCCCGTCGTGTGGCGCGATCTGGTGATACTTAATTGCGACGGCGCCGATCAGCAGTTCGTCGTCGCGCTCGATCGCAATACGGGCCACATTCGCTGGCGTACCGATCGCCCCAGCAAAATGGCCTATGCCACGCCGCTGGTCGTTTCGTTTGGCGGCGTCGACCAGCTGATTAGCCCTGGCGCGGGCCAGGTGACTTCTTACGATCCGGCCACGGGGCGTGAGATTTGGCAGTGCCGCCATGGTGGGGATTCGGTCGTGATGCGCCCGGTAATCTCCGACGGGATGGTGTTCGTATCGTCGGGTTACGGATCGACGGCGCTGTATGCCTTTGGCCTCGCATCGCGCGGCGAGGTCTTACTGACCGACGCCGTGTGGACATTACGGCGCGGCGTGCCGTACGATCCGTCGCCGCTGATCGTCGGCGATGAGTTCTATCTGGTCAGCGATCAGGGCGTGGTTAGCTGTCTAGATTTGCGCACCGGAAAACAACATTGGCAAGCCCGACTGAGCGGAGCATTCTCGGCCTCGCCGCTGGAATGCGAAGGCAGAATCTACATTACGAACGAAGAGGGCCTAACGACGGTCATCGAGGCCGGCAAGAAACTGAAAAAGCTGGCCGAGAATCAGGTCGAAGGGCGAACGCTAGCCTCACTGGCCACCAGCGACCACGCGATATTTCTCCGCACAGATGAATACCTGTACCGCATCGCCGCACCGCAGGGTGCGCCGCGTTCGCCTCAGCCTGTGGCAGGCCGGCCGAAACCAACGGCGAATCGCCAGGTACAATATCTGAAGCGCTGACGCAACCGTCGAGGCGAACGCACAGTCGCTAGAACAGCGGCGCTCGTCCCAGCTCGCGACGCACGACGGTCCATTGGCCCACGTGCATCAGCCAGTGTAGGCTGGCCATGCCGGTGAACATGGCACCCAGGTTAGGCGTCCAGCCGGTGCAGGGCTTGTCCAGGTCGGCGGCAGTCGATTTTTCCAGGGCCGCGAGCGTTGCGGCACGCTGCTCGCCATAAACGCGTAGCAACTCGGCCTTCGTACAAAACGACTTCGCGCCGTCCAGCTTGGCCGTTTCGCCCGTGTATTTATCGGCGAACCCGGCCGGTAGCGGCGGCATCACACCCGGCAGCGCTTTCGACACTGTCGCATGCTCGGCCGCAATGCAGTGCCCCACTTGCCAATTGATATGGTTGCAGCCGGGCGCCGGGCGATGCAGCAGATCGGCATCGCTCAAGTCGGCCAGCAACGAATCGACAATATGAGACGCGGAGCCGATCGAGAATTTTATCGCTTCGTGGGCGTTCATGTACTTGTACTCCGTTTGTAAGAGGGCGAATCATGGGGTGAGTGTAACGCGTCGCTACGGTCGAAAACGTCTAAGGAATCTCGAGCGATCCGTCCTCGCGAATTGGAAAGGCGCCCCAGGCGACTTCCCAAAGGTACCCGTCCGGATCCGAGAAGTACCCGCTATACCCACCCCAAAATGCATCTTGTGCTGGCTTCTCGATTTTGCCTCGGGCGCGCTCGGCCTCAGCGAGCAATCGATCGACATCGGTCTTTTCACGCACGTTGTGCGCAAGCGTAATGCCAGCAAACTTGGGTTTTGCCGTCCGAAACTCTTCCGAAATATCCTCGGCCAGCTTTTCGTACGGGTATAGCGCCAGGCAGGTTCCTGCGGTCTTAAAGAAAATCACTCCCTTATCCGGAGTCCAGGACGTGGGAAAATTGAGCCCATCGCGATAGAAACGCATAGATCGTTCCAAATCGGCAACGCCCAAAGTAATCAGTGTGATACGCGGTTCCATCGGTCTCTGCGATTAGATCAGCTAACTTTGATGTTGTGACTACGCGAGTATTTCGTTTAGCACATGGCCGTGGACGTCCGTCAGGCGGCGCTCGGCGCCATTGTGCGTGTAAGTCAGCCGCGTGTGGTCAAACCCTAACAGGTGCAAAATCGTGGCGTGCAGGTCGTAAACCGTGGCCGACTTCTCGACCGCACGATAACCGAATTCGTCGGTAGCACCATAGCTGAACGCGCGTTTCACGCCGGCGCCGGAAAGCCACACGGTAAATCCTTCGGGGTTGTGATCGCGCCCCTGTGCTCCCTGCTGGAACATCGGCATACGACCAAATTCGGTGGTCCACACCACGAGCGTGTCTTCCAGCATGCCGCGTGATTTCAGGTCGCGCAGCAGCGCTGCGGCCGGTTTGTCGAGAAT from the Pirellulales bacterium genome contains:
- a CDS encoding PQQ-binding-like beta-propeller repeat protein, with amino-acid sequence MHARFSHTCHLFNVTVLSSSLCTMLFAARVAAGDWPQFRGPDGQGHSTEQGLPLDWSETDNVVWKTPVAGVGWSSPVVRGRQIWLTTAIEEEGSLRAICLDAASGKIARDVELFRKPDLGPINPKNSHASPTPYIDGDRVFVHYGAHGTACISTRGEVLWRNEELVHDHRHGPAGSPVVWRDLVILNCDGADQQFVVALDRNTGHIRWRTDRPSKMAYATPLVVSFGGVDQLISPGAGQVTSYDPATGREIWQCRHGGDSVVMRPVISDGMVFVSSGYGSTALYAFGLASRGEVLLTDAVWTLRRGVPYDPSPLIVGDEFYLVSDQGVVSCLDLRTGKQHWQARLSGAFSASPLECEGRIYITNEEGLTTVIEAGKKLKKLAENQVEGRTLASLATSDHAIFLRTDEYLYRIAAPQGAPRSPQPVAGRPKPTANRQVQYLKR
- a CDS encoding VOC family protein; the protein is MEPRITLITLGVADLERSMRFYRDGLNFPTSWTPDKGVIFFKTAGTCLALYPYEKLAEDISEEFRTAKPKFAGITLAHNVREKTDVDRLLAEAERARGKIEKPAQDAFWGGYSGYFSDPDGYLWEVAWGAFPIREDGSLEIP
- a CDS encoding DinB family protein, coding for MNAHEAIKFSIGSASHIVDSLLADLSDADLLHRPAPGCNHINWQVGHCIAAEHATVSKALPGVMPPLPAGFADKYTGETAKLDGAKSFCTKAELLRVYGEQRAATLAALEKSTAADLDKPCTGWTPNLGAMFTGMASLHWLMHVGQWTVVRRELGRAPLF